The Sulfolobus islandicus Y.N.15.51 sequence ACTTCTATCACTCTTATTTCTCTCAATATTCTTTTCATTTTATATAAACGCCTATAGGAATATACTAAGTGATATAAATGTTTCAGCATTTGGACTAATTACGATAGTTATTCTATTATTAGCTATATCTCCCTTTTATATTTCGACAGATAGAAATACATCATATTTACCATCTTATGTAACTAATCCAAAAATCTCTACATCTCCCTTATTCCAAGATTATATAAAAATCTTAGGTAACCCTTATTACTATAATGTATATCGTCCTAATCCGATTTTATCGAGGAGTTTGGAAATATATTCGAACATGGTATATAATTTATTAGGCAACTTTATTAATCAGTCACTAAGTATCAGAAATTTTTCTAATTATATATACATATCATTACATTCTGGAAATACTAGTGGAGCTATACAATATTATTCTGAATTATTGGAAACATTTGATAATCTTACAATCATAAAAAATAATATCACATATTACGCAAGCATTTTAGGTGAGTACTCAGATAGTTTAAGTTTTGGACAATTTCTACATATATTAAATAAAAATTATACCGCAATTAAAAACATTGTTAATAATTATTATATCATAATGAGTTTTATTTATAAACTACCCAAAACCTCCCATATACCAGTAGAAATAAAGATTACCAAGTTAATAATTCCGTTTAATAAGACGGTAAATATAACTGGATTTCTTATTTCACGTTCTAACTATTCGATAAATGGTACTTTATTTGTAAAATTTCTTAATACCTATAAGGTTGTTAATTTAACTAATTGTAGATTCTCTTTCCCAATTCGCTTAACTAATTACAGTAATCCTATTTATATAACTATATTATTTACGGGAAATAATATTTTCTTACCAAATATAACAACATTCGTAGTATATACCAATGTGACGTTTACTAAACTATTTGTTAAGGCAATACCATACAATCCGTATGTAGGAGGTGATATGAATATAGTAGGATATGTTACTGGGTATAATAGAACGCTTGTAATTTCTTTGTTAAACTATACTAAAACATATATAGTTGGCGGTAACTTTAGTATTAAATTCCCTCTACCTTATAATCTAACTAATACTACATATCTCTTAAATTTTACTGTCTTACCTAAGAGTTATTTATCTCCAGCTGTTAAATATATAGTTATTACTCCTAAATTATACTATGAAAATCTTAGCGTTAATGTTATAGATAAATGGATAATTCCTTTTCCATTAAAAATAACCGGAAAGATATATTATAATAATACACCTCTAAACAATGTGAAAATTTTCGTCTTCATTGGAAACTCTAGATATGAAACTATTTCGCATAATGGATATTTTTCTATTGAAGCAAAGCCTAAGCTTAGCGTTATATATGGAAATCAAATAATATATGTGGAATCTGACCCTCAATATGCTTATTATAGAGAAGTAGCCGAAGTTCATACTACAGTGTATAACTTTATGATGTTCATTATATTACCTTTGATTTCATTATTTATAGTCATATTGCTTAGAAAAAGATCTAAAGCAAATAAGCTTAAACAATTCAAATTAAAGGAGATTCCAATACAAGGTGTAAAAAATGAAAAATAAGGTATCAATAGTTTTGTCAATATGCATATTACTTTTACTTCCGATAATTTTCCCAGACACCTATCCTTTTTCCCCTTTTAATATAGGGAGTCAGGGTATATCTTATTTCTATAATAATTTTGAGAATATTACTTCATCTAACGTTACTATCTTAATATTAATGGAGAATATCAATAACGTTAATCCTTATTTAATCTATCTACTTGAAGGAAACACAATTATTATAACTGGAAATTATAGTAATGTAAACAATTTTCTGCATAAGTTAAATGCAGACGTTATTATAGCTCCAATAGTTTTAACGAATAATTTAGATTATTATATGAATAACAAGATAATAATAGTAAATGAAAGTAATTATACATTAATATTTCCTTACGCACATCCAATTATCGGAGGAATACCATTAGTAGAAGTAGATAATAATAGCATTATAGCTTATTATCACTATGGATCAGGAAAAATTATAATTATATCTACTCCATATTTCTTTTTAAATAGCTATTATAAATTGTTTAATAATTCTGAGTATCTACATGAAATAACTGGCACAAATAAGATAAGAATCGTCATATATACTCAAGTCTCTCCATTGTCAGAATTTAAGGAATTTTTACAATCTCTTAAATCTTTACATTTATAAACAAATTCATTAATTAATTTTTGGTAAATTAGCAGAGGAAACAAAACATGTCCTTATTTAACTACGACTTACTTTGTGTTCAAACTTTTTATGTAGTTCAAATACAAAGAGAATTTTATCGCTAATAATAATATAGTCTCTTTGATATTAACTGCAACGCTACTACTCAATTAAACTATTGATAAGATTCTTACTAGACCTTCTCGATTAGACTGCGTTCCCAATTCAATGAAAACCACTATAGAAGAAATTCCACACAAGTACTTTATAGGAACTTCTTCAATTTTCTTATATGTTAAGCTCATTGAATTTCCTAAAATTTGAAATCAAACGTTATATTAAAAGAAAGTTTAATGCCAGCTTTGATAAAATTTGAAGTAACCCACAAAGCACACAAAAGAATAATAATCTTTAAATATATAAATGTAAGTAAGTCTATCTATGAAATTGATACTGCTGAGCATATTACTTGGGCTAATTATACTGTTGTTTATTCCGGTTTTTAATGGAGGCAGCCAATTTTACGTGCTTGAAGTGTCAAGTATATTTCCATTTGAGATAAACGGTGTATCTTATCCCCCTGGCAATTACTATCTAATGTATAGAGGAATAGTAAATATAACCTTTTTCAATTTATATTATCAATCAAATACATCAAGATTACATCTTATAGGAATAAACTTTAATGGCACTTTCCTTAATTCTTCATCAGAAATTATAGGCATATTAAAAATTTATAGTAAAAATAATTTCACATCTGTAATAGTTAACACTACTGAGCTATTTTATACCCATATTTCTTCTCTTTATGACAAAGAATTTTATGTTATAGTTAATGCTAGGCATGGTTCTCCAATAAGTAGCGGTTGGTATGCTTCTGGTGAGTTACTTACAATACCTTTAGGTGATACCTATCAAAATGGTTCAATAAGGTACATAATATCTCATGTATTGGTTAACGGCACACAGAAAACCTCTTTTAATGTTAATTCGCCTTTGATAGTCAATGTTACATATCTTGTAGAATATTTGGTTAACTTTTCTAAACCTACGTATGCCTATATGAATGGCAGTTTAGAAATAATGAGCTCCCAATGGTTACCTAATGATACTCAACTAGCTATTCCAAAATATATTAATCTAACTAGAGATACCAGAATATTTACTACTGGAAATCTTACTGGCGTAGTATATATCAATAAGCCGATAATTATAAATGATACTCAAATTTTTCAATATTATGTTAACGTTAAGGACCCAGTAATAGCTAAAATTAATGGAAACTATACTAATTTTACTTCAAATTGGTACAACGCAGGAACACAGATATTTATCCCCCCATATTTTCCTTTAATTAATGATTATAGAATAGCCATATATGGAAATCTTACTGGGATGTTTACTATAGAGTCTCCACTTATAATAAATGATAGAGAAAACATCCAATACTATTTGCAATTTCCATTCCCTTTACAAATAAGTCTATCTAATGGTACATTATACTATGGAACAAATATATGGATTAATAATGGTACTTATGCGATAATATATTCTCAAATACGTTATATAAATAACGTAACTAGAGCAATAGTAATACAACAAGTCTTTAATTCTCCAAATTTTGGGAAATTAAATTATATCTTACAATATTTTGTTACTTCAAATCTACCGTTACCCGTTTCCATAAATGGAACTAACACTACATTAACTAATGGCTGGTTTAACCAAAGTACAGAATTTTACGTCTATCCTGTCTATTATGTGAACTCTACCGAGAGAATAGTAATCTTATACATTAATTATAGAAATATTACTCTACTCTCGCCACTATATTTTAACGTATATTATATTAAAGAATATTTAGTTAACATAGAGGGATATTATTCACATTTAGTTATATTAGACGAGAAACTCTGGGAACCTTACGGTTCTATTGTGCAAATACCATTGCAATATGAATATGAAGGTATCTATTTTGAATCCAATTCAACTACTAATCAATATTATATATTTGGTCCTTCAAACATTACGATTTATTATAAGCCGATAGATATTACAACTTCAGTCTATACTCCAGTAATTGCAGGATTACCTATAGAAGCATTCGTAATAACTATAATTATAATAATCGTCTTAGCGTTAGTTTTACTTATATTTAACAGAAGTAGAGTTAATAAATAAATGATTTTAACAAATAATGTGCCTCATAATCAATGAATCAAATATTGATGTTGTTTATAGAGTTAAAAACGGCTTACTCATTTTACTTTTTAGTATTTTTTGAGAAAAACTCTTTAGGTCTTACTACTTCCTTAATTTCATCAGTCCTTCTCGACATCAAACTTCACTCGTTAAAATTCTGTTATTCCTAACGCTTTTAATCCTCTCCAAAACTTCATCAGGTAAAGTTCTTTCAATTGTTAGAGTCTTAGTAGTGATGTATAATAATTAGATTAAATACATTTATATAGTATAGTAGCAATTTTATACTATGGTACTCTTAAGTATTACAATAACAGCTAAAAATGAAGCTCCAGTAATAGATAAGGTATTAAATAACTTGATTAAACAGCTAAATGATATAAACTATGAAATGATTTTAATAGATAATTGGAGTAGCGATAATACTTTTCAGATATTAAAGAAGTATGAAAATAATCACATTAAAGTTTTTCGATACAAAGGAAGTAAAGGCTCTGCAAGAAATTTTGCTCTTAAGAAAGCCGATGGAAAATACGTAATGGCATTAGATGCCGATCAAGTTTATCTCAATTTGGATAAATTTCTTAGAGATTATTTTTCAAGATATTCTTCATATGCAGTAAAAATTGGTAGAAGTTCATTTCCAATAATATCTCCCAAAGAATTACTAATGAATGTAGGAGGATGGAGAGATCTGCAGTTCGCAGAAGATTGGGACTTATGGTTTAGACTAGCGGAGGCATGTAAATATATTTATCTTATTGATTATGATTGGGTATTTGGAGAACATATTAGAAGTCATAAAAATAATTATAGCATACTATCAAAAATACTAAAATACATGCTAAAATATAGAGATTTATATATAGTTGGGTTACCAATCCGTCCACAAAATATTTATAATAAGTTTTTTTATCAGTTAGGGATGGTGCTATCATTCTTCAAGAACGAAAAGAAAATAGTATACAATTGCACTAAATACTTAGAAATACCCACTGATAAAATTGAAAGCGAAATGGATTGGGATTTGCAGTTTCACTATAATTTAATTAGATATCAACTTTTAACATGTAAAAATAAGCCTATATTTTTAGAAGTATTATCTAAATTTGAGAATTATTTTAAAAAGAAATTGTA is a genomic window containing:
- a CDS encoding glycosyltransferase family 2 protein, whose product is MVLLSITITAKNEAPVIDKVLNNLIKQLNDINYEMILIDNWSSDNTFQILKKYENNHIKVFRYKGSKGSARNFALKKADGKYVMALDADQVYLNLDKFLRDYFSRYSSYAVKIGRSSFPIISPKELLMNVGGWRDLQFAEDWDLWFRLAEACKYIYLIDYDWVFGEHIRSHKNNYSILSKILKYMLKYRDLYIVGLPIRPQNIYNKFFYQLGMVLSFFKNEKKIVYNCTKYLEIPTDKIESEMDWDLQFHYNLIRYQLLTCKNKPIFLEVLSKFENYFKKKL